In Blautia wexlerae DSM 19850, a single window of DNA contains:
- a CDS encoding SrtB-anchored collagen-binding adhesin, with translation MKKMLKRLCTGFLALATVVTTLPTTPVHAESKQYWTESKERVGIVEKVMNDGSIGSTFNEGHLTVEGEDAYCIDINTDFRNGYKTRIDASTRMSADQISDVALSIEYVKQYTDSHSGISNNHAYLLRQLVVWQRLSVHLGWQCDNVRASYDEIPKATQDEVFSGARAFVKENKGRYECGGYIYSGEGQELGQFWAKLNIGNAKLKKATSNTSITDGNGNYSIAGATYGVFSDKDCTKQLATLTTDENGNTDVIEVTAGTVYIKELSAPAGYNVDKTVYPLTIKAGETATLKVSDTPKVTDTLIELFKIDMETQKDNPQGNASLAGAEFTWKYYAGFYNKDNLPAEATRTWVTKTIAETDSDGITHYITKLADAYKVSGDSFYMQDGKAVLPLGTLTVEETKAPNGYLLDGAYMQTGDKSEQIKGLYVTQITGDGDLAVLSGSNQFSVSDKVIRGGVKIQKRDLETGDTKPQGSATLKDTAFDIISLNDNSVLVEGKLYKKNEVVKTIRTDIEGIASTSADLLPYGKFRIVESEAPNGYLTDGAKPIDFVITENGKIVDLTDEAHSIYNQIKRGDIEGVKIGAGTHKRLADVPFRITSKTTGESHVVVTDDNGQFSTSADWASHKHNTNAGKTSEDGVWFGTSEPDDSKGALPYDTYIIEEMRCDSNKGFELIPPFEIVVSRNNLVIDLGTLTDEYEKEISIHTTATSKDGEKTILAGKEVTIVDTVKLNGLTKGTKYQLKGWQMLKEENAELIIDGKRVENDYTFVADDEEMKVEISYIFNASALGGKNLVTFEELYDFSNPDEPVKVAEHKDIEDDGQTVLITERIIKIHTTATDKDGNKELEAGKEVTIIDTVTLEGLEVGTQYKLVGWQMLKKENAELLINGKRVESDYTFTADSETMKVEVAFTLDATSLDGKQLVTFEELYDLSNPDDPKKVTEHKDIEDKGQTITFKEKPKEPEKPETPPTPEKPNRPSDSPKTGDNTNLYGLLALLLTSGAGLAGIFFYKRRKMKKS, from the coding sequence ATGAAAAAGATGTTAAAACGATTGTGTACTGGCTTCTTAGCTCTTGCAACTGTCGTTACTACTTTACCGACGACACCCGTTCATGCAGAAAGCAAGCAATACTGGACGGAGTCAAAAGAGCGTGTCGGTATCGTTGAAAAAGTAATGAATGACGGTTCGATTGGTTCTACTTTTAACGAGGGACATTTGACCGTCGAGGGCGAGGACGCTTACTGTATCGACATTAACACAGATTTTAGGAATGGCTACAAGACCAGAATTGACGCAAGCACCCGTATGAGTGCCGACCAGATAAGCGACGTTGCCTTATCTATCGAATATGTGAAACAGTACACAGACAGCCACAGCGGAATAAGCAACAATCACGCCTACCTTTTAAGACAGCTTGTTGTCTGGCAGAGATTGAGCGTACATCTTGGCTGGCAATGCGACAACGTGAGAGCTTCTTATGATGAAATTCCAAAGGCAACGCAGGACGAAGTTTTCTCTGGTGCAAGAGCCTTTGTCAAAGAAAATAAAGGACGTTATGAATGTGGCGGTTATATCTACTCTGGCGAGGGGCAGGAATTGGGGCAATTCTGGGCGAAGTTAAATATCGGAAATGCGAAACTTAAAAAGGCTACCAGTAATACCAGCATTACAGACGGTAACGGGAATTACTCAATCGCTGGTGCAACATACGGTGTCTTTTCTGATAAGGACTGCACAAAACAGCTTGCCACCCTTACGACTGATGAAAATGGAAATACAGATGTTATAGAGGTAACGGCTGGCACAGTCTATATCAAGGAATTATCCGCACCAGCAGGATATAATGTGGATAAAACTGTCTATCCATTGACAATCAAAGCTGGCGAAACAGCAACCTTAAAAGTATCAGATACGCCAAAAGTAACGGACACTTTGATTGAGCTTTTCAAGATTGACATGGAAACACAGAAAGACAATCCGCAGGGGAACGCTTCTCTAGCAGGTGCGGAATTTACATGGAAGTATTATGCAGGCTTCTATAATAAAGACAATCTCCCTGCCGAAGCTACTCGTACATGGGTTACAAAGACAATCGCTGAAACTGACAGCGACGGGATAACCCACTACATCACAAAATTAGCGGACGCATACAAGGTATCTGGCGACAGTTTCTATATGCAGGATGGTAAAGCCGTTCTTCCTTTAGGAACACTAACCGTAGAGGAAACGAAAGCTCCAAACGGCTACTTGTTAGACGGTGCATATATGCAGACTGGCGATAAGTCCGAACAGATTAAGGGCTTATATGTAACACAGATTACCGGGGACGGCGACCTTGCCGTACTATCTGGAAGTAACCAGTTTTCTGTATCAGACAAGGTTATCCGTGGCGGTGTGAAAATTCAGAAACGAGATTTAGAAACGGGCGATACGAAGCCACAAGGAAGTGCCACTTTGAAAGATACTGCTTTTGACATCATTTCCTTAAATGATAATTCTGTCTTGGTTGAGGGCAAGCTATACAAGAAAAATGAAGTGGTAAAGACAATTCGTACAGATATTGAGGGTATCGCTTCTACTTCTGCTGACCTCTTGCCTTATGGAAAATTCCGTATCGTTGAAAGTGAAGCTCCCAACGGTTACTTAACTGACGGTGCAAAACCGATTGATTTTGTAATCACAGAAAATGGAAAAATCGTGGACTTAACCGACGAAGCCCATTCTATCTACAATCAGATTAAGCGTGGAGATATTGAGGGCGTGAAAATCGGTGCAGGCACACATAAGCGTCTTGCTGATGTTCCCTTTAGGATCACAAGCAAGACGACGGGCGAAAGTCATGTTGTGGTAACTGATGATAACGGGCAATTCTCCACTTCTGCTGACTGGGCTTCCCATAAGCACAATACCAACGCAGGCAAGACCAGCGAGGACGGTGTGTGGTTTGGAACTTCTGAACCAGACGACAGCAAGGGTGCATTACCTTATGATACCTACATCATTGAAGAAATGCGTTGCGACAGTAACAAAGGCTTTGAACTTATCCCACCTTTTGAAATCGTGGTATCAAGAAATAACCTTGTGATTGATTTAGGAACGTTGACTGATGAATACGAAAAAGAAATCTCTATCCATACCACAGCGACCAGCAAGGACGGCGAAAAAACTATCCTTGCAGGAAAAGAGGTAACAATCGTTGATACTGTCAAATTAAACGGACTTACAAAAGGCACAAAGTATCAGTTGAAAGGTTGGCAGATGTTAAAGGAAGAAAACGCCGAGCTTATCATTGACGGGAAACGTGTAGAAAACGATTATACCTTTGTCGCTGATGATGAAGAAATGAAAGTGGAAATTTCCTATATATTCAATGCGTCTGCTTTAGGTGGCAAGAACCTTGTTACCTTTGAAGAATTGTATGATTTCAGCAATCCAGACGAACCCGTGAAAGTTGCGGAGCATAAAGACATTGAGGACGACGGGCAGACCGTACTTATCACAGAGCGTATCATCAAAATTCATACGACTGCTACCGATAAGGACGGCAACAAAGAGCTTGAAGCTGGAAAAGAGGTAACAATCATTGATACCGTAACCTTAGAGGGCTTAGAAGTCGGTACACAGTACAAACTGGTGGGCTGGCAGATGTTGAAAAAAGAAAATGCCGAGCTTCTTATCAATGGGAAACGTGTGGAAAGTGATTACACTTTTACTGCTGACAGCGAAACTATGAAAGTGGAAGTTGCCTTTACCCTTGACGCTACTTCCCTTGACGGCAAACAGCTTGTAACTTTTGAAGAATTGTACGATTTAAGCAATCCAGACGATCCGAAGAAAGTTACCGAGCATAAGGATATTGAGGATAAGGGACAGACGATTACCTTTAAGGAAAAGCCAAAAGAACCAGAGAAACCCGAAACACCACCGACACCAGAAAAGCCAAACAGACCGAGCGACAGTCCCAAAACGGGCGATAACACAAACCTTTACGGACTGCTTGCACTTCTTTTGACCTCTGGTGCTGGACTGGCAGGTATCTTCTTCTACAAACGCCGTAAAATGAAAAAATCATAA
- the pduL gene encoding PduL/EutD family phosphate acyltransferase: MSIKIPIETSARHLHISQEDFEKLFGEGSKPHFIKELSQPGQYLCRERVTVKGPKGTFENMALLGPFRSDTQVEMSLTDTRKLGIPSVIRQSGDIEGTPGCILSGPCGDIEIPRGVIVAKRHIHMTPDEALALHIKDNDEVFVLTKSYGRALIYADVVVRVHRNYHLAMHVDTDEANAFNSDTEPYGVIVRFFDSNFNTDKWIEDELSGIRR; the protein is encoded by the coding sequence ATGAGCATCAAAATACCTATAGAAACTTCTGCCAGACATCTGCATATCTCGCAGGAAGATTTTGAAAAATTATTCGGAGAAGGAAGCAAACCACATTTTATCAAAGAATTAAGCCAGCCCGGACAATATCTGTGCCGGGAACGAGTAACTGTCAAAGGACCGAAAGGTACTTTCGAAAACATGGCACTTCTCGGTCCTTTCCGCAGCGACACGCAGGTAGAAATGTCCCTTACAGACACCAGAAAACTGGGGATTCCAAGTGTAATACGCCAGTCCGGTGATATCGAAGGAACTCCCGGCTGTATTTTATCTGGTCCATGCGGTGATATCGAAATCCCCAGAGGGGTCATCGTAGCCAAACGCCACATCCACATGACTCCGGATGAAGCACTTGCCCTGCATATCAAAGACAATGACGAAGTCTTCGTCCTGACCAAAAGCTACGGACGTGCACTTATCTACGCAGATGTAGTAGTCAGAGTCCACAGAAATTATCACCTGGCAATGCACGTAGACACTGATGAAGCCAACGCATTCAACAGTGATACAGAACCTTACGGCGTGATCGTCAGGTTCTTTGACAGTAACTTCAACACAGATAAGTGGATAGAAGACGAACTGTCAGGGATACGCAGATAA
- a CDS encoding Rpn family recombination-promoting nuclease/putative transposase — protein MTKRKSKKVTANRNYKDTVFRKLFSDRKNLLSLYNAINGTAYTDEMKLEIVTLENAIYMGMKNDLAFIIDTNLFLYEHQSTYNPNMPLRDLFYISSEYQKLVDRKSLYSSILLKLPAPNFIVFYNGKRKMPDRWTNCLSESYENQQGEPNLELKVVTININRDCNRKLMEQCRILGEYAQYVEKVRENAETMSLDSAVKEAVDECIQKGILADFLRVNRAEVIAMSIFEYDKEEEEQKLQAIYEKQGELRKAKSIAISLAQEGESIERIARILGETEKTIKEWLAETH, from the coding sequence ATGACAAAAAGAAAGAGCAAAAAAGTCACTGCAAACCGCAATTACAAGGATACAGTATTCCGAAAACTGTTTTCTGACAGGAAAAATCTGTTATCTCTGTATAATGCAATCAATGGAACAGCGTATACAGATGAAATGAAGCTGGAGATTGTTACACTGGAGAATGCAATCTATATGGGGATGAAGAATGATCTGGCGTTTATCATTGATACGAATCTTTTTCTGTATGAACACCAGTCAACCTACAATCCTAATATGCCATTGAGGGATTTGTTTTATATATCCAGCGAATATCAGAAATTAGTGGACAGAAAATCCCTGTATTCATCAATACTGCTGAAATTACCGGCACCGAATTTTATTGTATTCTATAATGGAAAGCGGAAAATGCCGGACAGATGGACGAACTGTCTGTCAGAATCTTACGAAAACCAGCAGGGAGAGCCTAATCTGGAGTTAAAGGTAGTTACGATCAATATCAACAGGGACTGCAACAGGAAATTGATGGAGCAGTGCAGGATTCTTGGAGAATATGCGCAATATGTAGAAAAAGTACGTGAAAATGCGGAGACTATGAGCTTGGATTCCGCTGTAAAAGAAGCAGTGGATGAATGTATTCAGAAAGGAATTCTGGCGGATTTTCTCAGAGTCAACCGCGCGGAGGTTATTGCGATGAGTATATTTGAGTATGACAAAGAGGAAGAGGAACAGAAACTGCAGGCAATTTATGAAAAGCAGGGTGAATTAAGAAAGGCAAAAAGCATAGCCATCTCGCTTGCGCAGGAAGGAGAATCCATAGAAAGAATAGCAAGAATCCTTGGTGAAACGGAAAAAACGATTAAAGAATGGCTGGCTGAAACGCATTAA
- a CDS encoding GGDEF domain-containing protein — MKKKKIIILSIMIIVVALLLEASILKYVNDRNAHRTSKVLLDRVITVLDKNDESRNELIESLKDDYIVRAKAVSYMIDADPAVEYDVNELQKIAKLMAVDEIHLFDDQGTIYSGSAPNYFGYNFDSGAQMEYFKPMLKDKSLTMCQDVTPNTAEGKKMMYAITWNEDGTKMLQVGIEPKRLLNEIKQNNISNVVAGMPVYKAMEIMVADGDTQVIEGATDSSKLGEKLEDVGISVDHVSADGATVTRIRMDGKHCRCMMHQNDNYIVIVTVEDSFYQQGGMIAIFIVGAYLVLASCCITYMFSKVMKERLEKEKLIYTSNTDELTRCLNRHAYENDMKKLNLSEEWVYISVDLNGLKRANDSYGHMAGDELICAAADCMRDSFHEYGKVYRIGGDEFAVIITENTSQVEELIHGFDSNVANWHGKFVDSMTVSYGWVFSTERNWGSAYEISKAADARMYQSKERYYKESGADRR; from the coding sequence ATGAAGAAGAAAAAAATTATAATTTTATCTATTATGATAATTGTGGTTGCCTTACTCCTTGAAGCGAGCATTCTAAAATATGTTAATGACAGAAATGCCCATAGAACATCAAAGGTACTTCTTGATCGTGTGATTACTGTGCTTGATAAAAATGATGAGAGCAGGAACGAGCTGATCGAATCGTTAAAGGACGATTATATTGTAAGGGCTAAAGCTGTGTCATATATGATTGATGCTGATCCGGCGGTAGAATATGATGTGAATGAGCTGCAGAAAATAGCAAAATTAATGGCCGTTGATGAGATACATCTGTTTGATGATCAGGGAACTATTTACAGTGGTTCTGCGCCCAATTATTTTGGCTATAATTTTGATTCCGGTGCGCAGATGGAGTATTTTAAGCCTATGCTTAAGGATAAATCGCTGACCATGTGCCAGGATGTTACTCCCAATACTGCAGAGGGAAAGAAAATGATGTATGCCATCACCTGGAACGAAGACGGAACTAAGATGCTCCAGGTGGGAATTGAGCCAAAGAGACTTCTCAATGAAATAAAGCAGAATAACATTTCCAATGTAGTTGCCGGAATGCCGGTATATAAAGCCATGGAAATTATGGTTGCAGATGGGGATACACAGGTAATAGAAGGAGCCACGGACAGTAGCAAATTAGGGGAAAAACTGGAAGATGTGGGGATATCAGTGGATCATGTCAGTGCTGACGGTGCGACTGTAACACGGATCAGAATGGATGGAAAGCACTGCAGATGCATGATGCACCAGAATGATAACTATATTGTTATTGTAACTGTAGAGGATTCGTTTTACCAGCAGGGTGGCATGATTGCTATTTTTATAGTAGGTGCATATTTGGTACTGGCATCCTGCTGTATAACCTATATGTTTTCCAAAGTGATGAAAGAAAGACTGGAAAAAGAAAAACTGATATACACCTCAAATACGGATGAGCTTACCAGGTGTTTAAACAGGCATGCCTATGAAAATGATATGAAAAAGCTTAATCTTAGTGAGGAATGGGTATACATTTCTGTAGATCTGAACGGATTAAAACGGGCAAATGATTCTTATGGCCATATGGCAGGAGACGAGCTTATATGCGCAGCGGCAGATTGCATGAGAGACAGCTTTCATGAGTATGGAAAGGTATACAGAATCGGTGGAGATGAATTTGCTGTTATCATTACAGAGAATACAAGCCAGGTGGAAGAACTGATACATGGCTTCGACTCCAATGTGGCAAACTGGCATGGAAAGTTTGTTGATTCAATGACTGTTTCGTACGGATGGGTTTTCAGCACAGAGAGAAACTGGGGTAGTGCATATGAAATTTCAAAAGCTGCAGATGCAAGAATGTATCAGAGCAAGGAACGCTACTATAAGGAAAGCGGTGCAGACAGAAGATAG
- a CDS encoding response regulator — protein sequence MNTHSSGYYSIDKDYNILSYNDTAKQLYPNLQPGVKCYKALMGLDSPCPPCPVALGIQGPKTYLDPIRHIYETVDAVETVQPDGSRGHALVFSTVAEGESLSKSIPTGENSLRLLGAINLLASDYMSVYGVNRETGKISVYRSRFTDAFADLDIKDNSDYKLSFDFLIQKYVHPDERSYVSRHLNYETLLERLSQEASFKFHFRLVTDTVHYYYLLIARNGNADDYRDFVIAVACEDNDVTARKIYENQLHSLLASITHAAGYFHLDLTDDKILKIGGTSALAYKMDADASIDHFIAETSVFIPVLKDRNDFINAFCRSSLMKSYEDGQVEVTRVSRCLYDDDIIRISKYVARLLLNPSNNHLEAILYGEDVTRTQEAYETQVSIVQTLSSNYLNVYLINPREKTLSVIKQEDHDVPDQDKKHKDTYPYDLFLSDYIRQRVHPDDRTMLEESLDLGNVMGVLSGQSEYKGNYRINDRDGIHYYQFRFIKNEDSGIIVLGFLNVDDVVESEIRHQKLLKEALDTAERANAEKSNFLSRMSHDMRTPLNGIIGLLEIDKKHENDVKFLKNNREKAFISASHLLSLINDVLDMSKIEEGGLVLNHEPFDLIRYEKETQMLIDMQAQKNGIDFTVHIAPEIYEHPFVYGSPLHLRRAMMNIYSNCIKYNRENGAIHTEVDALPSHDHKLICRWTISDTGIGISSEYLEKIFEPFTQENVDARSVYHGTGLGMSIAKALFEQMGGTIEITSTPGIGSTFVITLPFEEAEERDISSETEAERNSIQGIKILLAEDNEINREVAQVLLEEEGAVVTAVSNGREAVKFFSRHPEGTFDVILMDIMMPLMDGYEATRQIRKLDRTDASSIPIIALTANAFAEDVRHALDCGMNAHLAKPLDVKKMIHTIALYL from the coding sequence ATGAACACACACTCATCCGGATATTACAGCATAGACAAAGACTATAATATCCTAAGCTATAACGACACTGCCAAACAGCTGTACCCCAATCTCCAGCCGGGAGTAAAATGCTATAAGGCACTTATGGGGCTTGATTCCCCATGCCCGCCCTGCCCTGTAGCACTGGGGATACAGGGACCAAAGACTTACCTGGATCCGATCCGTCATATTTATGAAACAGTTGATGCAGTAGAGACTGTACAGCCCGATGGCAGCAGAGGACATGCACTTGTATTCAGCACAGTAGCCGAGGGAGAAAGCCTGTCAAAGTCTATTCCCACAGGTGAGAACTCTCTCCGTCTGCTGGGTGCCATCAACCTGCTTGCTTCTGACTATATGTCTGTTTATGGCGTAAACCGGGAAACCGGGAAAATCTCCGTATATCGTTCCAGATTTACTGATGCTTTTGCGGATCTCGATATTAAAGATAATTCAGATTATAAACTGTCATTTGATTTTCTCATTCAGAAATATGTTCATCCGGATGAGCGTTCCTATGTGTCCAGACACCTGAATTATGAAACCCTGCTGGAAAGACTCTCTCAGGAAGCCTCTTTCAAATTCCATTTCAGGCTTGTCACAGATACTGTCCATTACTATTATCTGCTCATTGCCAGAAACGGAAATGCCGACGACTATCGGGATTTTGTGATTGCAGTGGCCTGTGAAGACAATGATGTGACAGCACGCAAGATTTATGAAAATCAGCTCCACTCTCTCCTGGCATCCATTACCCATGCTGCCGGCTACTTTCATCTCGACCTTACAGATGATAAGATTCTGAAGATCGGAGGCACCTCTGCCCTGGCCTATAAGATGGATGCCGACGCTTCTATTGACCATTTTATCGCAGAGACTTCTGTTTTCATCCCGGTATTAAAGGACAGAAATGATTTCATCAACGCATTTTGTCGCAGTTCCCTGATGAAAAGCTACGAGGACGGTCAGGTGGAGGTCACCAGGGTTTCCCGCTGCCTCTACGATGACGATATAATCAGAATTTCCAAATATGTGGCGAGACTGCTGCTCAATCCTTCCAACAACCATCTGGAAGCAATCCTCTACGGTGAAGATGTCACCAGAACACAGGAAGCCTATGAGACACAGGTAAGTATTGTCCAGACACTGAGCAGCAACTACCTGAACGTATACCTGATCAACCCCAGAGAAAAAACTCTCTCTGTGATCAAGCAGGAAGACCATGATGTCCCTGATCAGGACAAAAAACACAAGGATACATACCCCTATGATCTTTTCCTCTCAGACTATATCCGGCAGCGTGTACATCCTGATGACCGTACAATGCTGGAAGAATCCCTGGACCTGGGCAATGTAATGGGTGTTTTGTCCGGTCAGTCCGAATACAAGGGAAATTACCGGATAAATGACAGGGATGGTATCCACTACTATCAGTTCCGCTTTATCAAAAACGAAGACTCCGGTATCATTGTTCTGGGATTTCTGAATGTAGACGATGTGGTGGAATCAGAGATCCGGCACCAGAAGCTCCTTAAAGAAGCTCTTGACACTGCCGAACGAGCCAACGCAGAGAAGTCCAATTTTCTTTCCCGCATGTCACACGATATGCGTACGCCGCTGAATGGGATCATTGGTCTGCTGGAAATTGATAAAAAACATGAAAATGATGTTAAATTCCTTAAAAATAATCGTGAAAAAGCATTCATTTCAGCCAGTCATCTGCTCTCTCTCATCAATGATGTGCTGGATATGTCCAAGATCGAGGAAGGCGGACTTGTACTCAACCATGAACCTTTTGATCTGATCAGATATGAAAAAGAGACACAGATGCTGATTGATATGCAGGCACAGAAAAACGGCATTGATTTCACCGTTCATATCGCACCGGAGATATACGAACATCCCTTTGTATACGGAAGCCCTCTGCACCTCCGTCGTGCCATGATGAATATTTACAGTAACTGTATCAAATACAACAGAGAGAATGGGGCAATCCATACGGAGGTTGATGCTCTCCCTTCCCATGATCATAAACTGATCTGCAGATGGACGATCTCTGATACGGGAATCGGCATCAGCAGCGAATATCTGGAAAAGATCTTTGAACCCTTTACTCAGGAGAACGTGGATGCCCGGAGTGTATACCATGGCACCGGACTGGGTATGAGCATTGCCAAAGCATTATTTGAGCAGATGGGCGGTACCATTGAGATTACCAGTACTCCGGGTATCGGAAGTACTTTTGTGATCACACTGCCATTTGAAGAGGCAGAAGAAAGGGATATCTCTTCTGAGACGGAAGCTGAGCGAAACTCCATTCAGGGCATAAAGATCCTGCTGGCGGAGGATAATGAGATAAACAGAGAGGTGGCACAGGTACTCCTTGAAGAGGAGGGTGCTGTGGTAACTGCAGTATCCAATGGCAGGGAAGCTGTGAAATTTTTCTCCCGTCACCCTGAGGGGACATTTGATGTGATACTTATGGATATTATGATGCCTCTGATGGATGGATACGAAGCCACACGCCAGATCCGGAAGCTTGACAGGACGGATGCTTCTTCCATTCCCATCATCGCACTGACCGCCAATGCTTTTGCAGAAGATGTCCGCCACGCACTGGACTGTGGCATGAACGCACATCTGGCCAAACCACTGGATGTAAAAAAAATGATCCATACGATTGCCCTATATCTGTAA
- a CDS encoding prepilin-type N-terminal cleavage/methylation domain-containing protein: MQRKDKGFTLVELVVVVATLAIKQMNMSQFQITSPTRTFIIFLAKVNRTILCRTLTMHMKSYLLKVNMRNIRILCRNYKKFPVQTRNKIFPVGQGISFFTDYHTASLYTL; this comes from the coding sequence ATGCAAAGAAAAGATAAAGGCTTTACCCTGGTTGAACTTGTAGTCGTGGTCGCAACCCTGGCAATAAAACAAATGAATATGTCGCAATTTCAGATCACCTCACCAACAAGGACTTTCATAATATTCTTAGCAAAGGTCAACCGTACGATACTTTGCAGGACGCTTACGATGCATATGAAAAGTTACTTACTGAAGGTAAATATGCGCAATATAAGGATACTCTGCCGGAATTATAAAAAATTCCCTGTTCAGACCAGAAATAAAATATTTCCGGTCGGGCAGGGAATTTCTTTCTTCACTGATTATCATACCGCATCCTTATACACTCTCTGA
- a CDS encoding PRD domain-containing protein, translating to MYRVSKVLNNNGVIAIDMDENKEYVILGKGVGFGKKVSQRFDKPEGCTTYRLEQETERGSAKELVKGIEPEYLEIADAILTESQKVFGDSIDRGILFPLADHISFAVARIRRNEQISNPLTEDIKVLFYSEFKVAETLKTILRERLQIEIDDHEVGYVALHIHSAIGDEKVSVAMQTARAVRECIDMIEKATGKPIDVLSLSYNRLMNHMKYMVARASTGEKLNLDMNEYMLDQYPQAYKVATDICKNLEGCIGHKLDETETGYLAMHIQRVYKDAV from the coding sequence ATGTACAGAGTTAGCAAGGTATTAAATAATAATGGTGTTATAGCCATTGATATGGATGAAAACAAGGAGTATGTGATTCTTGGCAAGGGTGTTGGCTTTGGGAAAAAGGTCAGCCAGCGTTTTGATAAGCCGGAGGGATGCACTACATATCGTCTGGAACAGGAGACAGAGCGTGGATCTGCGAAGGAACTGGTAAAGGGAATAGAGCCGGAGTATCTGGAGATTGCAGATGCAATTCTGACAGAGTCACAGAAAGTGTTTGGAGATTCCATAGACAGAGGAATTCTTTTTCCACTTGCTGACCATATTTCTTTTGCAGTCGCCAGAATCCGCAGAAATGAGCAGATCAGCAATCCGCTGACAGAGGATATCAAGGTTCTTTTCTACAGTGAATTTAAAGTTGCGGAAACACTGAAAACAATTCTGAGAGAAAGACTTCAGATAGAGATTGATGATCATGAGGTTGGATATGTGGCATTGCATATTCATTCTGCAATTGGTGACGAGAAGGTATCTGTTGCCATGCAGACTGCGAGAGCAGTGAGAGAGTGTATAGATATGATCGAGAAAGCAACAGGTAAGCCAATCGATGTACTGTCACTGTCCTATAATCGTCTGATGAACCATATGAAGTATATGGTAGCGCGTGCATCTACAGGAGAGAAGCTGAATCTGGACATGAATGAATATATGTTGGATCAGTATCCCCAGGCCTATAAGGTTGCCACTGACATCTGTAAAAACCTGGAAGGATGTATTGGACATAAGCTGGATGAAACAGAGACAGGATATCTGGCAATGCATATTCAGAGAGTGTATAAGGATGCGGTATGA